DNA sequence from the Schistocerca gregaria isolate iqSchGreg1 unplaced genomic scaffold, iqSchGreg1.2 ptg001146l, whole genome shotgun sequence genome:
ATTTGGGTGAAAGAAAAAAGCCTTACCCAGTCGCccacaagttactggctagtcgcaaaccctgcactctaccatctggcacctatagttctgttttTGTTACCCTCGCTCAATGAAGGACATTGACACGCAGTCTTGGGACCTCCAACTCAGGTGTGAGGTTCTGAAATTGGCCATTGCCAAGGTAGCATCACCATGTCGCCGTCCAGATGTGCAAAAAGCCATCACACTCAAGGGGCGAAGCTGGCATCTACACAACCAGTAGGCTGGAAAGGACAGGAGTAGTACTCCCATGAGGAATTCCTACGTCCCTCAAAGGCAAATAGCATTCTCCACCACAGACTAGAAGATGCTCTTAGTGTGTCGCCATGTTGTTCCGTAGCCTGGCAGCCTCTGTGACGCTGGTGCGCACCGCCAACcgtttttcagcgttggactccacCAGACCGACTGCACAAAGAAGCCCATGTTTCTGTGAACTTGTCGTAGTGACTCTCGACAGGCTGTCACTTAGCAACCGTCAAGGTGACAGCCTTAGCTCTCTTCATGACTCTCCTCCAGTCGAACGTTCATGTCCTTTGGTCCCACAAACAGGATGtatggctgcttttagcattgAACCATCCCCATTatgccttcaggaaatgaaataGCGCCCTCGAGATCGCTTTGAACTTCCACATTTTTTACTGGCTCATTTTGACCTTTCCTCAGAGGGCAGCATTCCATCTCGTAGGGTGTAATGCTGTTCATGCAGGATGACATTATAGTCAACCCCTTTTCCTTGACTATCCCTCTTCAATCTGCTGGCGTTCGCGTTGTCGTACCCCACCTTTCATTTTTACCCTCTGTACCATTTACGTCCCTCTTCGATGTTACCAGGGCTGGCTTCCTTCAGGTAACTGGCTAGCTACCTCCCCGATTTTTGCTATTCGGTGCCTTTATTGCACATAATCCCCTCTGTGGTTCTCCCAGCACCTATCTGAGAGGTGCTCTCTTGGCTGACgatcttaaccaacttaacctgtATTGCCATAATACTGGGACACTCACTTCCCTTTCTGACTCCTCACACACCTTTTCCCATTTGgatctatccttctgcactgcccaactTGCTCATTGACTAAAGTGGTCCATTCTGACTTCCTCTCGAGTgcccatttcccgtgtgctatcagtttgctgactcctaccccatctgtgTACATACTCAAATGGCAACTTCAcacctccctggtgaccttcgaaGAACGATATCCCCTGTTctaatgaccaggtggaatatctcaaaacgttatccttactgctgcagaacgttccatcccTCACACTTCCTTCCTACcacgtcgtgtcccagtccctCAGTGGACCGAGGCATTCTGCGACGCAATTAGCTCATGtagacgtgctctccgcgtttttaacactcatcctatgatggcaaactgcattcgttATAAACAGATGAGTGCAAAGTGTCGTTGTGTTCCTCAGGGTAACTGacgtcattcactagttcttttaaaaaTTCTGCCCCTccctctgtcgtgtgggccaataTCTGACAGGAAAATTGACACTTGCCGACGCGTGGTGGagtcagtgtgatgtttctgtgggttcctggtcatgtcggtctgccaggaaacgaggctgctgacgctcctACAAAGGCCGCAGCCCTTGTACATCACCCCTATAGATCCTATATTCCCTCTGAAGATCTCTTTGTTGCCCCCACAGGAGGCATCACCAATGGCGCTTCCTTCACAGTAGTAAACTcttgcttattaagcctctcccagcggctttgaCGACCGCCTCTCCGACGTCCCGTCTGCTGTTCTAGCCATCGTAATTCTATAACTCAAGCTACCTCAAGACATTGTACACATTGTACGTAAGTTGCAGCTGCTGTCTAGCCGCTTTCTGCGCATTGCGCCCGAGTTGCAGCTGCTGTCTAGCCGCTTTCTGCGCATTGCGCCCGAGTTGCAGCTGCTGTCTAGCCGCTTTCTGCGCATTGCGCCCGAGTTGCAGCTGCTGTCTAGCCGCTTTCTGCGCATTGCGCCCGAGTTGCAGCTGCTGTCTAGCCGCTTTCTGCGCATTGCGCCCGAGTTGCAGCTGCTGTCTAGCCGCTTTCTGCGCATTGCGCCCGAGTTGCAGCTGCTGTCTAGCCGCTTTCTGCGCATTGCGCCCGAGTTGCAGCTGCTGTCTAGCCGCTTTCTGCGCATTGCGCCCGAGTTGCAGCTGCTGTCTAGCCGCTTTCTGCGCATTGCGCCCGAGTTGCAGCTGCTGTCTAGCCGCTTTCTGCGCATTGCGCCCGAGTTGCAGAGAGATATTGCCCATTTTACAAATGACCCATGGCGTGTTAACTGCGTATCACTTTctatctgccaaagcaatatggcagAGGCTATATAATTTTTTAGTTTGGTGCCACCATTTTTGTATGCTGTGTTTTTTGGCGCTTTCTCCATgtatgtttttagctgtcttctcttaagtCAGTTGGGACTGACATGTAGTCTTTTCTTAACACtcttgtcttcgtgttctatagttccgATTTGGGCGCGTATGAGCCCAGTTGTTATTGCGCCCTAAAGCCAGCAAAACGAAACAACAAACTTGCTGTAAGTGAAGAGGACTTAAGTTAGTGAACAAGGTTCAAAATTGAGTAGTTGCAAGAAATTCATTCTGTAGATGTGAGGTGAGGGCAGAGTAAGTTACTTCAATGTTTCATGGATCGTAGCAACCGAATGTTCCACAAAGTAATTTGTCGAACGATTCTTCACTTTTACAAGGATGTGACACTGTCAGTCCTTCAATTTAAAACGATTTCAATGATTAATATGTAACGTTAAAACTACGTGTCTACCCCCCTCcctccaatctctctctctctctctctctctctctctctctctctctctctctctctctctctctctctctctctctctccctcagtgAAGTTGTCAAACTACTTCTTTATGAGACTttctttacattttaaatttttaaatttttacgttAATTACTAGGTGACCTGCTTTTTATGGTTGGTTGACTGCCGAAGTTCATGTGGCATGGACAACGATGTCATTACAGGGGGGAAGCTTGAAATTATCTGTTCTGAACTTAATGTGCGCTTTAAATTTGCAGTTGACAGAACTTCGATCTCGTTTTCTGCTAACAGGCGTTAAAATCCTGGATGTCACTGACGGGCAGCGTGGTCGGCGTAGCAGCCGGAGCAGCAACGATCAGAGCAGGAGTTCTGGCGAGCAAGGGCCAAGTGTTAAGTAGAATGGCCGAAGTAACTCGCAATGCCCTTACTGTGACGTCAGCTGCCGCTACAGCCACAGGTGCTGCTATCGGCACCACCAGCACTGATGAATGCGTCACGGAGAGGGAGCCAACAGCTCTAGACGTGTTACAGTTCAGTGCTTCGGTGCTGTTTCTGGCTCATGCAACAATAAGTTCCCACACAGTTTCGGAGGTGATTAATGAAATTCAGAATGGAGTAATGGAGAATTTCGAGAACAGTCTGAGAAGCAACAGACACAGGAAACAGTTCAAGAAATCTTCAAGGAACGCAGCAGCTACTGCTGACAATGCAGTGGGCAGTAATGCAAAAGTTATTAAGGGCTTCCGCAGCATTGATAACAAAGACGATTTCTTTGCTGGAACTGTGAGAACGAGGAAAGACATCGGTGGCAACAACGCAATTTtttctgaaaatggaaatattGTCGTGGACGGTGGTGCAGAGGTACATCCAATGCAGCTGTGTGAGGTGAGAAAACACAAGAGGAGGAATCTCCTCTCACTGGCTGAACAAGCATTCCAGGGCAAAGTATCCTATGCCATTTTCAGAAGTCGTCTTGACACACTGCTCAGCACCAACAGTGTGAGCTCTTCTGGAACAAACACGTCTCAGGACAGTAATGCAGCAGAGGCAGTGAATACACTGGTATCACAGGTCCAGCAGGGAGTAAAAGGGATAATCATAGGCAAAAATGAGGTAATGTTTATGCTGACAGTTGTGGATGAGCTCACTGTTTTGGTGTGCTCGAAGAGAGACAATAAATACAGGAAATGGTGGCGCCTTATTTGGCACCATGCAAATATTCTTGTTAAGGAAATGTGCGATACATATGATGAAGCTCTACATCTTGAAAATCCGAAACACAACTTCGTAGATAAACGCAGTTTCAATATGATAAACGGTATACAAATGACAAATGTCTTCATGCATTTTGTTTGTAGTATTTACAAGAAGTATAAAGATCACATTGAGGGACTTTTAAATgatacagagatactgaagacaAATTACATATTTTGTGGAAGATGTAAAAACGCAATGTGATTAATAAAAATAGCATACTTAGTGAATATCATACTGAAAAAGGAAAATACGAAGTACTCTTTTGTTGCAACTGTGTAAATCAACgaatttttctaaaataattgtgaAATGTTAGATTACAGTGAACTCAAATTTTATATTAGGCTACTGTATTGATTAGTTCAATTTTTATCCTAGGTATAAGTTTACATCAATTCtgtgctgcaatttctttgttcatcaTCGTTTTTAGCCATGTTTTGTTCCTTGTGATTTAATACTTATGCTCAATTTAAAAGCCGCCTTTTTTAACCAGTTTTATGAATACATGATTTTCATTGTCATAAGTtgccccacattatgaaaatttTAGTCTcacttgttttcatttctttgtatAATATTACTATTTATAATGGTCGCTTCTGCTTACTTTGTATGTTTGACTTAATTATGTCATTTGTAatttacaacaataaaaataattaattttttgatagtcTCTGAGAGAACGAGAACGAGGCGACTCGCACTGCTTTTTCGTAGAAA
Encoded proteins:
- the LOC126328909 gene encoding uncharacterized protein LOC126328909, coding for MDATAVMATGAFLVSMFTPLGPITAAASGGAAVSGAYSALSSIATLVDRGIRGQSVNPFRDTQALKSWMSLTGSVVGVAAGAATIRAGVLASKGQVLSRMAEVTRNALTVTSAAATATGAAIGTTSTDECVTEREPTALDVLQFSASVLFLAHATISSHTVSEVINEIQNGVMENFENSLRSNRHRKQFKKSSRNAAATADNAVGSNAKVIKGFRSIDNKDDFFAGTVRTRKDIGGNNAIFSENGNIVVDGGAEVHPMQLCEVRKHKRRNLLSLAEQAFQGKVSYAIFRSRLDTLLSTNSVSSSGTNTSQDSNAAEAVNTLVSQVQQGVKGIIIGKNEVMFMLTVVDELTVLVCSKRDNKYRKWWRLIWHHANILVKEMCDTYDEALHLENPKHNFVDKRSFNMINGIQMTNVFMHFVCSIYKKYKDHIEGLLNDTEILKTNYIFCGRCKNAM